The Mucilaginibacter rubeus genomic interval ACTCCGGTATGTTTTCGCTTGATGAAATTCCTGATATCAAGCACTATGCCTGCAAAAAAGTAAAATACCAGCGGGAAACCGACAGCCAAAAATGAAGAGTATATAAAGAAAAGCCTGATCTTAGAGATCGAAATATTAAAGCGTTCGCCAAGATAGGTGCATACACCAAAAGAGTACCGTTCAAAAAAAGTTAGTATTCGCTGTAGCATGGTGTCAGGCCAGTTTTAGTATCTTATTACCAACGCCGCATTGCAGGCATTTCTTATAGTTGCAGTAACTATTTTTTAACTCAAGTAATGCTTGTGATTCAAACGCAGTATCTATTTTCACTCCTAAGTTAACAAAATCAGTGATAATATTGTTTTTTTCGGCAGGTAAATTTTCTAATAATTTAAGACTACGGCTAATATAATATTGCTGCTGGTGCTGTTTACCGTAACTGAACAGAAACAAAGCCACCGTGTTGAGCAATAAAATATCGACAGAGCCATCGCCCATATTTTTTGATGAGGGCTTTGATTGTACGTCAAACCGGTAATGATCTTCCCAATATTCGTTTACTTTAATCTCGGTAAATAAACCGCGCAAAGCTTTAACTTCTTTAATTTCCAATATTTTGGATAGCAAATGGTTTGATTTTACAATTAATGCCGCAAATTGCGCCAGCCTGATGGTTGGAAAATTTTGAGGCCTCAAGCGCATAAATTTCCACAGATGGTTCTCTATCGGTTTAAGATTATATTTTTTGCGGAGATATTCATATTCCTTTTGAAGTTTCAAGGGATATTCATCTTTAAATTCCCCTTCCAAAAAACCAGCCTGACCAAATATCAGCGCCTCTATTTGCATCGCATTGTTTTTGTTTTTGGCGAGGGTAAGCTGAGGCAGTGATTTTGCCATCAATTCAAACGGTAGCGCGTTAACTTTAAAGCCGAAGTTTGCAGCCAGAAACTGATAGAAGATTTCTTCCCAGTCGCCCTTATTAAGCGCCAAGGCATCGGCAACATTGGCCGACCGTTTTTCCATTCGCTCAACCAGTACGCGGGTAAGCCAGTTTTGCATGGTGATACCATCAACTGTAGTAATGCCGGCTTCGCAAGGTATGAAGGTTTGATTGCCGAAAATAAGTTTGTGGTATTTGTTATAAAGCTCCTCGCTGATGCGACTTTGCAGTTCGAGCGTTGGCACTTTGCGCCCGTTTGTTAAAAACAGCGGCACATCGTTGCGATACACCACATGCAATATCACATTTTCATAAGCTCCATCATTAGTATGACCGTGCTTTTGCCAGTCCGATGCGGAGAGGTGCACTTCAACGTTACCGGCCCAAACTGTTTCGCCAATACGAATTCTTGCATTATGAAAATCGGGCCCCGAATCGGAATTATGCAATCCGGCAGAGAAAATCTCTAATTCCTCGTCATCTGTAGTCTTTAGGTCATCGCGTTCAAAAAGCCTGAACTTCCAGATGTAATGCAAAAAATCCTCGGTGAACAGCATATTGTTGTGAATGACAGGGTTAGATTATTATGATTTGCTTTTTAATCCAGGCTGAATATCATAGTTATTACACCGGTATTGCAGCTCTATTTTAAAATCCCTAATATTACGGAAACCAACAATATCTGCCAAACCTATGAATGAAATAAAATCACCATTACCTCAAACAACTGGTGGGCGCATTAAATCTATCATTGGATGTTCGCTGGGTAATTTGGTTGAATGGTACGATTGGTATGCTTATACCGCTTTTTCCCTTTATTTTTCGGATGCTTTTTTTCCATCAGATAACCAAACGGTACAGCTTTTAAACACGGCAGGCATTTTTGCTATCGGCTTTTTGATGCGGCCGATTGGTGGCTGGGTGATGGGAACATTTGCCGATAAACGTGGGCGTAAAACAGCACTTACATTCTCTGTTTTGCTCATGAGCGTTGGCTCATTAATAATTGCCATAACGCCGGGCTACAAGTCAATTGGTGTTGCGGCGCCAATATTATTGGTATTAGCCCGTATTATCCAGGGATTGAGCGTAGGAGGAGAGTACGGAACCAGCGCCACTTATTTGAGCGAAATGGCTACTAAAAAACATCGTGGTTTTTACTCAAGCTTTCAATACGTGACGCTCATTATGGGGCAACTGCTTGCTTTAGGTGTGCTGGTTTTATTACAACGGGCGTTTTTATCTGAAAAACAATTGCATGACTGGGGCTGGCGCATTCCTTTTTTTATAGGAGCGATACTGGCCGTTACTACTATGTATTTAAGGAGGAGCTTACAGGAATCATCCTCATTTGAAAAGGAGGGGACTAAAGCCAACGCTATGAATGGCACTATAAAAGCTTTAACACAACACCCCAAAGCTGTATTTACGGTAATTGGATTAACAATTGGCGGTACATTGGCGTTTTACACGTTCACTACTTATATGCAGAAGTTTTTGGTTAATACCTCTGGCTTCAGTAAAGGCGACGCTACTTTAATCTCGACGTTAACCTTGGCGGTATTTATGGTGATACAACCCTTATTCGGTTTACTGTCAGATAAAATTGGCCGTAAGCCTTTGCTCATTGGCTTTGGAGTTTTGGGAACACTTTGCACTATTCCTATTATGACAACGTTAAGCCATACCAAAGATGTATGGGGGGCTTTTATACTTATTCTTTGCGCGCTGATCATAGTAAGCGGATATACGTCCATCAATGCCGTTGTTAAAGCCGAATTGTTCCCGGCCAATGTGCGCGCACTGGGTGTAGGCTTTCCTTATGCAATAGCTGTATCGCTGTTTGGCGGCACTGCCGAATATATTGCATTGTGGTTCAAAAATGAGCATCATGCGCAATGGTTTTACTGGTATGTAACTATCTGTATTGCACTGTCGTTGATTTTGTATATTACCATGAATGATACGCATAAGCACTCGAAAATAGAGGATGAGTAATCTGAATCAGAATTTACAGAGTTTTAGAATTGACAAAATGGAATAGAAGACAGGTATTTAGTAAACTAAATATTATCCCATTGTTAATTAAATATTTATATACTGTTTAACACAGAATTCTAAATAATAATTCTACTAATTCTTGAGTTCTGTAAATTCTGATCCTGACACTTGTTAATAAAAAGTATTAATTTTGCCCGTTCATCACGAGGGACAACCCTTAAATTTATGACTGAAACAAGTAATTTATTTCAACTGGCGGTAACATTACTGCAACAACTGATATCTATTCCATCGTTTAGCAAAGAAGAAGACCGCACTGCCGATCTGATCAATGAATTTTTGCAATCGCATGGAGTAACTACTCATCGTAAGCTTAATAACATCTGGGCATGGAATAAACATTTTGACCCTGCTAAAGAAACTATCCTGCTTAATTCACATCATGATACGGTTAAGCCTAATTCGGGCTATACGCGCGATCCTTATGATGCCAAAATTGAAGATGGTAAACTATATGGTCTTGGCAGTAACGATGCCGGAGGCTGCCTTGTATCGCTTATAGCGGTTTTCCTGTATTTTCATGATAAGGAAAACCTGAAATATAATTTCTGCTTAGCTACAACTGCCGAAGAAGAGATCTCCGGTGTAAATGGCCTGGAGTTGATCATTCCTGAACTCGGCCAGTTATCATTTGGTATTGTAGGCGAACCAACCCTGATGCAGTTAGCCATCGCCGAGCGTGGGTTAATGGTATTGGATTGTACTGCTCACGGTCGTGCCGGGCATGCCGCGCGTGAAGAAGGAGAGAACGCTATTTACAAAGCCTTAACGGATATTGAATGGTTCCGCAGCTTTAAGTTCCCTAAGGAATCGGAAGTTTTTGGGCCGATAAAAATGTCGGTTACTATTATCAATGCCGGCTCTCAGCATAACGTTGTGCCTGCAAGCTGTGTTTACACTGTTGACGTGCGTGTTACCGACGCTTACCGTAATGAGGAAGTATTGGAAATTATTCGCGAGCACGTTGTAAGTGATGTACAACCACGCTCTATCAGGTTAAAGCCATCATCTATCCCTAAAGAGCATCCAATAGTTCAGGCTGGCATATCACTTGGCCGTATCACTTACGGTTCGCCAACAACTTCCGATCAATCATTACTGGATATCCCATCAATAAAAGTGGGCCCCGGTGATTCTGCCCGCTCGCATACTGCCGATGAGTTTGTTTATGTGGATGAGATCCGTGAAGGGATAGAGCTCTATATAAAAATGCTGGAGAAAATTAATTAAGAAGATTTAAAAATCAAAACGGCGTCATTACAAGGAACAAGTAATGACGCCGTTTTGATTATATGGTTCCTATTAACTACTTAACAGGCGTCGGCCTCGTCGGAGTAAGGGGGATCAACCCTTTGAACATCTTGGCACCGTCGCCGGTAAGCCTTAGGTAATAATCAGATGAGCAAGCTGTTCCGTCTTCATCCAAAGTAACAAACGATGATCCTGCAGGTACAAAATCCTGGCTTTCGGCTGTTTTGGCTATCTGGTTTCCTTCGTTATATTCGTCAAACATGGAAATATAAAGGCCTTGCGCACCTACGCTTTTCATGTTAAAGAACTGACGCCACATAAAATCGCCGTGCACACGCTGATGTTCCTGCAAGTCGCCGGGCAGGATACATGGCTGATAATCCATACCATGGGCCTTACAATAAGCAACATCCGGGCGGTTAACTGTTCCGTAAAAATTGTCCGATTCGCTTTTATTACCAATACGCCCAACCATCCAGGGCGAGATCATATCAAGTGCGCTATAAGCACTTAAAAAGGCCGGTCGCGAATCACTGTCTTCAGTACGCCAGTGTGTAGGAACGCCTCCGATAACATAACAACCTTTGCTTTTAAACCAGTTAATCACATCCAGGCATTGAGCGGCGGTAAAGGGATGGTTTTCATCGCTGAAGCCAAAACCCCAGATACATACAACAGGTTTGCCATTTTGCTTAGCATAGGCTGTAGACGAAGTGTAAACCGACATTTTGCTCGTCCAGTCGGTTTTTATCTCCGACTGCATGTTTTTCCAGCCGCTTATATCGTACATAATGTAAAACTTAACGCCGTTTGCTTCTGCAGCTATTTTGGTTTTCGCTGCCATAGCGTCGCGTACGGGGCCTTCCAGACCGCTTGGATTAAAACGTTGCAGTGCCGCGCCGTCAATGCCATATTGTTTCATCCATTTAAACTGTACATCAATGGTCTGATCAGAAAATGATGAAAATACATTGGCTGGTTGACCGTTATTCAGGTTGGCATATTTGGTGGGGAAGGTTTTGGTGTAGTCACGTACGTCGGGCCATGATTTGATGGCCGTGTTGGTTGGCGACGGTTGTTCTTCCCAGGTTTGTGCCCAATGCCAGTAACGGTTAATAGGAGATCCGTCGCCTATGGCTGCAAACCAGCCCTGGTATCCAACAATTACTTTTCCTACCACATCGCCAACCGGCGATGGGGTAAGATCTATCGTATCTTTGGGTTTATCTACCGGTGTAACATCGCCGCCTCCGCTGCCGCCTTTTTTTGAGCAGCTCAACGTCAGCGCCACGACTACAACAAGGCAAAGATTTGTTGGATATTTACTTATGATATTTTTCATAGAATATTGATTAATAACATGATATAGTTTGCTATTTTTTGAAAGATGTAGGTTCGACCATTTTAATGGAACCATCGGCATTGTAGTAAAGCTTATCTACACTGATAGACCTTAACCAATCCTCATGCGATAACGCGCTGGTATGATAGAATGAATACCATTGACCTTTGTACTGCACAATAGAACCATGATTGGTATAACTATCGGTTGGATCCATGTAAATGCCGCCATATGTCCAGGGGCCAAGGGGGCTTTTACTGGTGGCGTAATTCATCCGGTTATGTTTACCGTTTACATCATGGTTATCTGAGTACGACAGGTAGTAAACGCCGTTGCGTTTATGTACCCAGCTGGCTTCATGGAAATCTTTAAGGCCTTCCATGGTTTTCATTTCGCCGTCAATTTCCATCATATTATCTTTTAGCATGCCACCTTTACAGGTACCGCCGCCACCGTAATAAAAGTATGCCTGACCATCATCATCAATAAAAACGCATGGATCTATCATTGATTCAAGTCCTTTGATATAGCCCTGAACAGTGAAACCGCTTGCTGGACTTTTGCTTGTTGCTACGCCAATTTTCCAGCTCTCGTTCCATTTGGTATCGCTTGGATGCGGGAAATAAAAGTAATAAGTGCCGTTTTTGTAGGCACAATCAGGAGCCCACATAAAGCCACCTTCTTTACGGCCCCATGGCACCTGGGCTGCGCGAAGTATTTCACCATGATCTTTCCAGTGTACCATATCATCTGTCGAAAAAACATGATATTGGTCCATCAGATCGCAGCCGCGTGCCGGAAAGATATCGTGCGATGCATAAACATAAAGGCGGCCATCAGCCCAAACGTGCGCGGACGGATCGGCGGTGTACATGCTCCTGATAAATGGGTTGCCGGTGGTATCGGTCGCAGCTTTTTCCTGTTGTTTGGCTTTTTCCTGGGCTTTGGTGCAGCTGGTTCCGGTAAGCACAAATGCTATGGCAAGCGTGGCGGGCAAAGCTTTTATTGTTAATGGTTTGAATAAAGTGATTAAATTCATTATGATATTACTGTTATTAAGGCCGGCCGAAGGTTTTACCAACAGCCGGCTTTTATTAATTAGGATTGGGGAATAACTATTTGGAGATGAACTTCAGATCATCGATACCGGTTACCAGGTCGCCATGATCCTTGTTTTGAGTCCAGAAAAAGATCCTGAAATGGTTGATCTTGGTGTAATCAGCGCCCGGGTCAGTACCAGAGGGTTTGATGGACTTATCAAAATCCAGTGTGATCTGGTTCCAACCATTTTTTAGCGTTGGGATCAAATCTTTTACATCCCACGCCGATTCATGATCATCTGATTTACCAGAGCTGGTGATTTCGATAGAACCGTCTGCTTTTAGTAACGAAACATCAGATACATACCACCAGAAAGTGAACCTGCCATCGGCGGCACTAAAACTGCTATTAACAGGAGGGTCGATATCCTTAATGAACTGCATGAAATCGCTACCGTTGGCAATGGTGTTTTTCAGATAGCCAGTGCCTTCTTTTTGCCCGCTGGTAGCTATAGTTGGTGTGCCAACAGTTTGCCAGCCGTCCGGCTTATCGGCGTTATCAAATACTACCGGAGGCGGGGCAGGAGCAGCTCTGAACACCAGGTCGTCGACCCCGGTAACCAGATCGCCATGATCTTTACTTGTTGTAAAAAAGAAGATCCTGAAGTGATTGATAGCCGAATAATCGGCGCCGCCATCGTTTGTTTTGATGGCTTTGCTGAAATTCAGGGCAATTTCGTTCCAGCCATTTTTAAGTGTTGGTATTAAAGGGGCTACATCCCAGGCAGATTCATTGACATCTGATTTTCCTGAGCTGGTGATCTCAATAGAACCATCGGCTTTCAGCAATGAAACATCCGATACATACCACCAGAATTTAAACTGGCCATTATTGCCGGTTAGCTTAGTATCAAGAGGGGTAGACAGGTCTTTGATGAACTGCATAAAATCGCTGCCGTTGGCAATCGTATTTTTCAGGTAGCCTGCACCTTCCTTTTGTCCGCTGGTAGCGATGTTGGGTGTACCCACGGTTTGCCAGCCATCAGCTTTATCAGCGTTGTCAAAGGATATCAATGTTGGATCTACTGCAGGCGGAGCAGTAGTATCCGGTGGGGGCGGCTTCAGGTATGAAGTATCACGGGATACATATTTTTCTTTTTTGCAGCCTGCAGCAATCAGGCCTATCATGAGGATGGAGCAAGCCATCATTGTTTTATTGAATTTCATTTCCTTTTTGGTTTTAGGTTAACTTTTAGGAATATCTACCTGTACTATCTCCGAAAAATTTGAGCTATTGAAGCTATCACTTAAACGCACACCCACACGTACGAAGAAGGTACGGCCCGGAATAAGATTAGGAACGGTAAGTGTCATCGATTTTTCGGCAGCGCTCATATCAATAAATGCCTTGTTGATGGTTTTGGCGTTCACATCCGAAAAGTCACGGATAGAAGCGCCTGTACCTACCAGTTTGGTGGTATTTACATATGGCTGCACATCTTTGATGGTTGGTAAACCGGCAATAATAGGTGCATCTATATCAAATGTGAGGGTAAGCGTGGTACCGGTTAATGTATGGGTGAAGTTTTTGATCACTATGTATGGCGTAACTGTAAAGTCGTGTTTGGTACCTTTATCAATGTTAACTGTCACAGTATCCGTAACGGGCCAGAATGCACCACCGGTAGGCACAATTTTATATCCGCCTTTAAACAATTTACTATCCTCATAAGTACCATCAAATTTGCTTGGGATGGTTTGCGGCGTTGTCCAGCCTATTTGTTGTAGCTTGATAGTAGTGCTGCCGCCCGAGGTAAGCAGGTTACCTCCCTCAGATGATAATATATTGCCTTGCAACGAAGCATTGGGGCCATCATAGTTATCTGTTTTTGTACATGCAGAACTCGCCAGTATAGCTATGCCCACCAAAATTCTACCAATCAGATTTTTCATATCTTTAACTTTTAAATTCTTAATAATTAGGGTTGTTAGGAAGCAGGTTAGGGTTTTTGCCAATTTCGCCACCAGGGATAGGCTCATAATAAAACTGCTTTTGGAAAGTGTATTCCCTGTTAAACAGTTCGGGCTCGGCCAGGAAAATGTATTTGTTTTCGTTTAATACATAGTATGGCATCAAACCTTTAAAGTGTGCCCGGTCAAGTACCACATCGGCAATGCGCCATCTTTTTAAATCCCAATAGTATTGGTTTTCAAAAGCAAGCTCCATACGGCGCTCTTTGCGTACTTTATCCAGATCGATAGAACCATACGGCGTTGCACCGGCACGGCTTCTGAGCAGGTTGATAGAGGTTAAGGCATCACCGTTATTGCCTAATTCCACAGCGGCTTCGGCACGGTTCAGCAGAATCTCCCCGTAACGTAGGTCAATCCATGGTTGTTCGCTGCGGTTCAGGTCAACAGATGCCTGTGGCTTGTTATAGTCAACATATTTGCGAACATAAAAACCTGTACGGGTAAGTTCGTCACCACCAGTCCACGGACCGGTAAAACCTATAACCTGCTTGCCCTGGTAAAGGGTTTTAGTATCGCCTGCAAGGATGTAGGAGCGTGAGTTTGGTTGTTTGGCAACTTCAGAAGCAGCGGTACCACTGAACGAAGGGTAAATACCGCGTTGCATATCAAACATCAAGCCCCTTAACATAGCGCCCGGAAAGTAAATAGTTGCCACTAACCTTGGCTCCAGGCCTTGCATCAATTCAGCACGGTCATTGAAACGTTTAGGTGTACCATCATCATTGGTTACATTCAAATTTCCCCATAACTGCACAAGATCAAGCGTAGGATATGAGCGTGACAGTGCATTGGCTGTAAAATAACGCGGCGACATGGTATCATCCCAGCTATGCGCCGTGTGATTGGCGATTGAATATTGCTTAATGAAGATGTTTTCGGGACTTGGTTTTAAAAACAGATCTACATAGTTCTGTACCTTATCCGAATTGGCATTATAAAGCGAATAATGACCATCCAACAGTTTAGCGGCATCATAAGCAGCCTGAAAGTAGGTGTTGGCCTTGCTTCCCGGAATACCAACCAAACCTTGCGCGCGTGCCGGACCGTCAACAAAATTGGTTGAACCATATTTGGCAATACAAGCCGCATATAACATTACCCTTGATTTTAAAGCGGCAGCTGCGTATTTGTTTGCGCGGCCCGCGTCGCTTGTTTCGGGCATCATTTGGTACCCCAGGTCAAGCTCCGCACCTATAAAATCCCAGGTAGCTTCTTCTTTATCGCGGTGTACCTGTAATTCAGATAACGGGGCCGCCGGGTCCTGAGGTTCTTTAATGATTGGCACACCTCCATAGCGTTTTGCTAATCCGAAGTAATAGTAAGCCCTTAAAAAGTGTGCTTCGCCAAGTAGCGCGTTTACTGTGTTTTGAGTTAAGGCTGCCGTATGTTTGGGTAGCTCGGCAATGAGAGTGTTCACATTCCTGATGTCGCCGTATGGCCAGTAGCCAAAGCCTCCGCCTATATCCATGCCACCAAACGGACCAACCTCTTCGCCGGTAACAGAGGCCGAGTTATAAAAGTTTTCCCAGTCGTTGCTTCCCGTTTTAAATCCTTGGTCGGGCCGGTATTTGAAATCCTCGATGGGCAAATTGGTATAAATGGTTGCTAAAAATGATTTAACGCCAGCCTCGCTATCGTAAATAATGTTTGGCGTAAAAATATTGGTAGGTGGGATGTCTAATTTTTGGCAGGAAGTTACCGAGGTACCTACACCGACAGAAATTGCTATAATGAGTTTATGTAATTTTTTCATGTGTTAAATGATTTAAAATGAAACGTTAGCACCCAGGTTAAAGGTCCTGTTCATTGGGTAGGTGTAACCGCCAAGGGCTTTGCTGAAATCATTGTTATCTCTCGGATTAGGTCCCTGGTGTTCTGGATCGTAATTCTTTAATCCGGTGAATGTTAGTAGGTTGTAGCTGTTTACATAAACCCTGAATTTTTTAACCCCAATGGCTTTCAATACAGCAGGAGACAGGGAATAACCTAATTCAAGTGTTTTAACACGCAGGTAACTGGCATTTTGGATGGCCTTTGTGCCCTGTGCAGATGGAGAACCCATAGCCGGATAATATCCGGGTACCCATTGCGTGTTCGGATCAAATACGTTTGCTGAAGGATCAAGCGTGTGCCAGCTATCCAGGAAGCGGGTTAAGGCACTTCTGTTGTACATCAATGGCTCGGCAAACTGCTCGCCGTATTGTACATAAACGCCTGCGGCTCCCTGCAAAAGCATGTTGAGGTCAAAGCCTTTGTAGCTTACACCTATAGTAAGGCCGTAGTTATACAACGGGATATCGGTGGTGGCAATAGGGTGACTGTCTTTATCGTCAATTACACCGTCATTGTTCCAGTCCTTGTAGTAGTAATCGCCAGGGATGGTGTTGTTATTACCGCCGCCTGTATTTACGCCATAGTTGTAGATCTGGTTGTATGAGGTAAACTGGCCTGCATATTCAGGGCCCCACCATACGTTTTGATACCTGTTGGTTTGATTTTCTTTCCAGTTCAGGTATTCGTTACCTGATTGGCCACGAAGTACTTTTAAAGCTTTTAAGCGGGTTGTACCGATGTTACCAGATACATTTAAGCCAACCTGGCCAAAGGTATTTCGGTATGACAGGTTAAAATCCAAACCCTGAACCCTGTCGCTATTATAGTTGATTTGTGGTACAGCCGCACCTACGGTGCCTGGTAATGCAACTGATGGCTGAGCAGGCAAACCGGTTCTGTCGTTCCTGAAAACCTCGATTGTACCGTCTACTTTACCGCCAAACAGGCCAAAATCAACAGCGATGTTTTTTATGGTATTTACAGACCAGGTTAAGCCGGCGTTACCCAATTTGGGGGCCGAGCCGTTAACGGCACTTGAACCGAAGATGTAGCTGTTTACCGGATAGGTATAACCATTTACATAGTTAAATGCAGGAGCATTCGCTTCATCGCCGGTTTGACCATAAGAAGCCCTGATTTTTAAGTTTGTAAGTATATTTTCGGAAACCAGACTGCGGAAGAAGTTTTCTTTAGTTAAAACCCAGCCGATAGACCCACCCGGGAAAAAGCCCCATTGATCAGATCCTGGTTTATAAAGGTTGTTACCATCACGGCGGAAACTGAATTCTGCCAGGTATTTACCTTTGTAATCGTAATTTAAACGGCCTATGATACTTCTGTGTGCGCGATCTTGCAGTGCGTTAGGATCCATACCACCTGCCATGTTAGAGTTTTGCAAACCACCAAACAGGTAATCAACCGGGATTTCTATATCCCTGTAAGCGTTAAAGTTATCGGCAGTTTCATGGCTTTGCTCATAGGTAGCCATCGCGGTTACGTTATGATCTTTAGCAAAAGTATGCGCGTAATTTAATGTTAACTGGCTTAAGGTATTTAAGTGCGTGTAATACTGGCGGGTGATACCGGCAGGTGAGTTTACTAAGCTTGGAATGTATGTATCATTATCGGCTTTGTAAGTATACAGGGAGAATGATCTCCTGACAATATTGTTATCTGCAGTACCGTAATCAATGTTGAACAAAGCCTTGGCAGTAAGACCGCTTACTCCAGGGATGTCATATTGTAAATTTAACTGACTGGTAATGTTTTTGTTCCGGAAACGCTTTGAACCTACTTTATTGGCATCTGTAATGATAGAGGGGTTCATGTTATCATCAATTACAGCCGGATAAAGTGGATTGTCATTGGCATAGATCTGGTGGGTTGGGATCTGGTTCCAGGTATATTTATAAATGGTCCATTCATCAGTATAAGGAAGGTTTTTCTCGTCCATCCAGGCCGATGTTAATACCTGTGCCCTTAAACCTTTAGTGATGGTTGCCGTAACGTTTGAACGGAAGTTGTATTTATTATAATTCAGACTACCGGTTTTAAATACACCATCCTGCTTCTGATAACCGAAGTTGAAGAAGTAGCTGATCTTATCATTACCTCCGTCAATATTCAGGTTATGCTGTATCTGGTTGGCTGTTTTCTTGAAAACCATCCCAATCCAGTCGGCTGATTTGTAAGTGCCATCAAGCCATGGTTTAATGTCGGCATAGGAGAATTGCGGAGTAACATTGTGTACAAAGTTATTAGCGAAATCACGTTTTACTTTTTCGTTGGTTAGCAACATATAATCAACCGCGCCAACACCTTCTGGCATGCCCAAAAAGGTTTGTATCGCGTCGTTAACCGAGTAATTGATATTGATCTTACCATTTTTGCCGCCTTTTTTGGTGGTGATAATGATGGCTCCACCAGCCGCGCGCATACCGTAAATAGAGGCCGCCGCGTCTTTTAACACCGAAATGCTTTCAATCTCATTCGGGTCCATACGACCAATGGTTGATTGGTCACCGCCGATGATACCGTCGATAACAACCAGAGGAGCGCTTTGATAACCTCTTATGTTCAGGTTGTTTGCGTATGAACCCGGTTCGGCAGTAGTTTGAACAATGCGCACACCGGGTATTTTACCGGTAAGCATATTGATAACGCTTTCGTTTTTGGTTGTGGTGATCTCCTTGCTTTGCAGCGTGGCGATTGAACCTGTAATGGTGGCCCTCTTTTGCGTACCGTAACCAACAACTACAACTTCCTCAAGGCTTTTATTGGTTGTTTTTAAGGCGATGGTACCATCTTTAATATCCTTAACCGCTATTTCCTGGGTTACATAACCTATGTATGA includes:
- a CDS encoding RagB/SusD family nutrient uptake outer membrane protein gives rise to the protein MKKLHKLIIAISVGVGTSVTSCQKLDIPPTNIFTPNIIYDSEAGVKSFLATIYTNLPIEDFKYRPDQGFKTGSNDWENFYNSASVTGEEVGPFGGMDIGGGFGYWPYGDIRNVNTLIAELPKHTAALTQNTVNALLGEAHFLRAYYYFGLAKRYGGVPIIKEPQDPAAPLSELQVHRDKEEATWDFIGAELDLGYQMMPETSDAGRANKYAAAALKSRVMLYAACIAKYGSTNFVDGPARAQGLVGIPGSKANTYFQAAYDAAKLLDGHYSLYNANSDKVQNYVDLFLKPSPENIFIKQYSIANHTAHSWDDTMSPRYFTANALSRSYPTLDLVQLWGNLNVTNDDGTPKRFNDRAELMQGLEPRLVATIYFPGAMLRGLMFDMQRGIYPSFSGTAASEVAKQPNSRSYILAGDTKTLYQGKQVIGFTGPWTGGDELTRTGFYVRKYVDYNKPQASVDLNRSEQPWIDLRYGEILLNRAEAAVELGNNGDALTSINLLRSRAGATPYGSIDLDKVRKERRMELAFENQYYWDLKRWRIADVVLDRAHFKGLMPYYVLNENKYIFLAEPELFNREYTFQKQFYYEPIPGGEIGKNPNLLPNNPNY
- a CDS encoding SusC/RagA family TonB-linked outer membrane protein translates to MKKYKYLLILFFLFPLSLLAQQTTINGKVIDLTDGSTLPGVSVKIKGTNTGAITDVAGKFQLQVPGPNAILQVSYIGYVTQEIAVKDIKDGTIALKTTNKSLEEVVVVGYGTQKRATITGSIATLQSKEITTTKNESVINMLTGKIPGVRIVQTTAEPGSYANNLNIRGYQSAPLVVIDGIIGGDQSTIGRMDPNEIESISVLKDAAASIYGMRAAGGAIIITTKKGGKNGKININYSVNDAIQTFLGMPEGVGAVDYMLLTNEKVKRDFANNFVHNVTPQFSYADIKPWLDGTYKSADWIGMVFKKTANQIQHNLNIDGGNDKISYFFNFGYQKQDGVFKTGSLNYNKYNFRSNVTATITKGLRAQVLTSAWMDEKNLPYTDEWTIYKYTWNQIPTHQIYANDNPLYPAVIDDNMNPSIITDANKVGSKRFRNKNITSQLNLQYDIPGVSGLTAKALFNIDYGTADNNIVRRSFSLYTYKADNDTYIPSLVNSPAGITRQYYTHLNTLSQLTLNYAHTFAKDHNVTAMATYEQSHETADNFNAYRDIEIPVDYLFGGLQNSNMAGGMDPNALQDRAHRSIIGRLNYDYKGKYLAEFSFRRDGNNLYKPGSDQWGFFPGGSIGWVLTKENFFRSLVSENILTNLKIRASYGQTGDEANAPAFNYVNGYTYPVNSYIFGSSAVNGSAPKLGNAGLTWSVNTIKNIAVDFGLFGGKVDGTIEVFRNDRTGLPAQPSVALPGTVGAAVPQINYNSDRVQGLDFNLSYRNTFGQVGLNVSGNIGTTRLKALKVLRGQSGNEYLNWKENQTNRYQNVWWGPEYAGQFTSYNQIYNYGVNTGGGNNNTIPGDYYYKDWNNDGVIDDKDSHPIATTDIPLYNYGLTIGVSYKGFDLNMLLQGAAGVYVQYGEQFAEPLMYNRSALTRFLDSWHTLDPSANVFDPNTQWVPGYYPAMGSPSAQGTKAIQNASYLRVKTLELGYSLSPAVLKAIGVKKFRVYVNSYNLLTFTGLKNYDPEHQGPNPRDNNDFSKALGGYTYPMNRTFNLGANVSF